Proteins from a single region of Bos javanicus breed banteng chromosome 7, ARS-OSU_banteng_1.0, whole genome shotgun sequence:
- the LOC133251816 gene encoding olfactory receptor-like protein OLF4 gives MYLITVFGNLLIILAVSLDSHLHTPMYFFLSNLSFVDICFTSTTIPKMLWNIQTQSQVIIYEGCITQMYFYILFAELDDILLTVMAYDRYVAICHPPHYMVIMNLRLCGLLVLISWVLIALYSLLHSLMVLRLSCPEMQIPHFFCELSQVVQLASSDTFLNNIVMYFAAVLMGVGPFAGILYSYSKIVSCICKITSAQGKYKAFSTCVSHLFVVSLFYFTALGVYLSSAATHTSHSSTIASVMYTVVTPLLNPFNYSLRNKDIKGALKRFYFMPSLKDQIP, from the coding sequence ATGTACCTGATCACTGTCtttggaaacctgctcatcatcTTGGCTGTCAGCTTggactcccacctccacacccccatgtacttcttcctctccaacctgtcctttgtagacatctgtttcacctccaccaccatcccaaagatgTTGTGGAACATCCAGACACAGAGCCAAGTTATCATCTATGAAGGCTGTATCACGCAGATgtatttttacattctctttgCAGAATTAGATGACATTCTCTTGACAGTGATGGCCTATGATCGgtatgtggccatctgccacccccCACATTACATGGTCATCATGAACCTCCGGCTCTGTGGATTGCTGGTTCTGATATCCTGGGTGCTGATTGCCTTGTATTCCTTGCTACACAGCTTAATGGTGCTGCGATTGTCCTGCCCAGAAATGCAAATCCCtcactttttctgtgaactcAGTCAGGTGGTACAACTTGCCAGTTCTGACACCTTTCTTAATAACATAGTGATGTACTTTGCAGCTGTCCTGATGGGTGTTGGTCCTTTTGCTGGTATCCTTTACTCTTACTCTAAAATAGTTTCCTGCATATGTAAAATCACATCAGCTCAGGGgaaatataaagcattttctaCCTGTGTGTCGCACCTCTTTGTTgtatccttattttattttacagcctTAGGAGTTTACCTTAGCTCTGCTGCTACCCACACCTCACATTCAAGTACAATTGCCTCagtgatgtacactgtggtcacacCCCTGTTGAACCCCTTCAACTACAGTCTGAGGAACAAAGATATAAAAGGGGCTCTGAAGCGATTCTACTTTATGCCAAGTTTAAAAGACCAAATACCCTAG